The proteins below come from a single Natrinema sp. SYSU A 869 genomic window:
- a CDS encoding cytochrome b/b6 domain-containing protein, with protein MTNLDHGKFSRITTTFHSLLALTVFFLFFTGYAIAFNTELWWMVELMGGNEGVLLIHRFAGFSLIFLTGFWVSYMLLRSTSRSNFRGVLPNRTDISAFIQDVKFALGRADERHPAARQFAGYKADEVPLISYIGKGVIWIFTVELLLLMISGLLIWRKTWLIDFYNSQTVVMAFVAFHGLLGVIMLMGVMFHTFEHGFHPAFYPVEMKAFLPKDRTPNFHDDPDEYETTGIERLRLRSSWRWATNVMAVLVVVGIVSVMMASLSYGGYPVPNRLQFNEGSVLRTIGVNVGMLVLLIGLVLSMYGNVLRARYMQQRRDTAEQTTAADGGGRESDRSGDHEDGHRSGTDGGTRTTDGRSATDDGTNSGRTDTDSGG; from the coding sequence ATGACGAATCTCGACCACGGCAAGTTCTCGCGGATCACCACCACGTTCCACTCGCTGCTGGCGCTGACGGTCTTTTTCCTGTTCTTTACGGGATACGCCATCGCGTTCAACACGGAACTGTGGTGGATGGTCGAACTGATGGGCGGTAATGAGGGCGTGCTCCTGATACACCGGTTCGCGGGATTCTCACTGATCTTCCTGACTGGATTCTGGGTGTCCTACATGCTCTTGCGGTCGACGAGTCGTTCGAATTTCCGCGGAGTATTGCCCAATCGAACTGATATCTCGGCGTTCATACAGGACGTCAAGTTCGCGCTCGGGCGGGCCGACGAGCGCCACCCGGCCGCCCGCCAGTTCGCGGGCTACAAGGCCGATGAGGTGCCGCTGATCTCCTATATCGGCAAGGGAGTTATCTGGATCTTTACCGTCGAACTCCTCTTGCTGATGATTTCCGGCCTCCTGATCTGGCGGAAAACCTGGCTGATCGACTTCTACAACTCCCAGACGGTCGTCATGGCCTTCGTTGCCTTCCACGGCCTACTCGGGGTCATCATGCTGATGGGCGTGATGTTCCACACCTTCGAGCACGGCTTCCATCCTGCCTTCTACCCGGTAGAGATGAAGGCGTTCCTGCCGAAGGACCGAACGCCGAACTTCCACGACGACCCCGACGAATACGAGACCACTGGGATCGAGCGGCTCCGGCTCCGCTCCTCGTGGCGATGGGCGACCAATGTGATGGCCGTACTGGTCGTCGTCGGCATCGTTAGCGTGATGATGGCCAGCCTCTCGTACGGCGGCTACCCGGTTCCGAATCGACTCCAGTTCAACGAGGGGAGCGTCCTGCGAACCATCGGCGTCAACGTCGGCATGCTCGTCTTGCTCATCGGGCTAGTGCTCTCGATGTACGGCAACGTGCTGCGGGCGCGGTACATGCAACAGCGGCGGGACACGGCCGAGCAGACGACCGCCGCCGACGGTGGAGGGCGAGAATCCGACCGTAGCGGTGACCATGAGGACGGACACCGATCCGGAACTGACGGTGGGACGCGAACGACCGACGGTCGATCGGCGACCGACGACGGGACGAATAGCGGGCGGACGGACACTGACTCCGGCGGCTAA
- a CDS encoding molecular chaperone TorD family protein, whose protein sequence is MSMDQQALYDARLELVNFLIDAFADVPSEAFVETLLSGNVSLPDESVSERLDRGFAELETFIDENRDRDADAVRDDLESEFTRLFVGPRPPVLPHETYYREDTDFRGGGLAAVEASYAAAGWSPPEEYPEENDYVAVELAFLRHLIRRQQNGDEETFGYQRVFHEEHLSEWIDDLAADVRERTDERFYEAVAALLEGDVAFEEEIAMQMA, encoded by the coding sequence ATGAGTATGGATCAACAGGCCCTCTACGACGCCCGACTCGAGCTCGTAAACTTCCTGATCGACGCGTTCGCGGACGTTCCCAGCGAGGCGTTCGTTGAGACCCTACTGTCGGGGAACGTTTCGCTCCCCGACGAGAGCGTCAGCGAGCGACTCGATCGGGGATTCGCGGAACTCGAGACCTTCATCGACGAGAACCGGGATCGCGACGCCGACGCCGTCCGGGATGACTTGGAGAGCGAGTTCACGCGGCTGTTCGTCGGCCCGCGGCCGCCGGTCCTCCCCCACGAGACCTACTACCGAGAGGATACCGACTTTCGCGGTGGCGGGTTAGCGGCAGTCGAGGCGAGTTACGCCGCGGCGGGCTGGTCACCGCCCGAGGAATATCCCGAGGAAAACGACTACGTCGCTGTCGAACTGGCCTTCCTCCGACACCTGATTCGCCGGCAGCAAAACGGCGACGAGGAGACGTTCGGCTACCAGCGAGTCTTCCACGAGGAGCACCTCTCCGAGTGGATCGACGACCTCGCGGCGGACGTCCGCGAGCGGACCGACGAGCGGTTTTACGAGGCCGTCGCCGCGCTGCTCGAGGGCGACGTCGCGTTCGAGGAAGAGATCGCGATGCAGATGGCCTGA
- a CDS encoding alcohol dehydrogenase catalytic domain-containing protein produces the protein MRGLAKTSRSDGAMELVDRERPEPGPDEALIEVDYAGLCGSDAGIYEFESAFERMELPTVIGHEYSGHVVEVGDTVTKFAVGDRVVERPIRGCGDCYQCEIGESNVCQNSVITGVDHDGAYEPYIAVPEDALHPVPDSVEQQHAAMVEPTSIAARAVIQNSRVRAGTRVLVEGPGPIGLLTAQVARAQGGEVVVSGVGQDANYRLPLAEELGFETINVADDDLDAVRDELTDGIGYDVVFDTTGHPSGLPSAVDEVRKGGQIVLIGQTGETTMPYSPLVRAEIDLQCSYASKYEDFENALRLIDTGDVDAETFVDDRFNLLEADEAFETFLEGGTCKPVFDVSVLRD, from the coding sequence ATGCGTGGATTAGCCAAGACTAGTCGGAGTGACGGAGCTATGGAACTCGTCGACCGCGAGCGGCCCGAACCCGGGCCGGACGAAGCGCTGATCGAGGTCGACTACGCGGGTCTCTGCGGGAGCGACGCGGGGATCTACGAGTTCGAATCGGCGTTCGAACGAATGGAGTTGCCGACTGTCATCGGCCACGAGTACTCGGGTCACGTCGTCGAGGTCGGCGACACCGTGACGAAGTTCGCGGTCGGCGACCGGGTCGTCGAGCGGCCGATCCGCGGCTGCGGCGACTGCTACCAGTGCGAGATCGGCGAATCGAACGTCTGCCAGAACTCGGTCATCACGGGCGTGGATCACGACGGTGCCTACGAGCCCTATATCGCGGTCCCCGAGGATGCGCTCCACCCCGTCCCCGACAGCGTCGAACAGCAACACGCGGCTATGGTCGAACCGACCAGCATCGCTGCCCGCGCCGTCATCCAGAACTCCCGCGTTCGCGCCGGCACGCGAGTCCTCGTCGAGGGGCCCGGTCCGATCGGACTCCTCACCGCCCAGGTCGCCCGCGCGCAGGGCGGCGAGGTCGTCGTCAGCGGCGTCGGCCAGGACGCCAACTACCGCCTCCCGCTCGCCGAGGAGCTCGGGTTCGAAACGATCAACGTGGCCGACGACGATCTCGACGCCGTCCGCGACGAACTGACCGACGGCATCGGCTACGACGTCGTCTTCGACACGACGGGCCACCCGTCGGGGCTGCCGTCAGCCGTCGACGAGGTCCGGAAGGGCGGTCAGATCGTCCTCATCGGACAGACCGGCGAAACGACGATGCCCTACTCGCCGCTCGTCCGCGCGGAGATCGACCTGCAGTGTTCCTACGCGTCGAAGTACGAGGACTTCGAGAACGCGCTGCGCCTGATCGACACGGGCGACGTCGACGCCGAGACGTTCGTCGACGACCGCTTTAACCTGCTCGAGGCCGACGAGGCCTTCGAAACCTTCCTCGAGGGCGGAACGTGCAAGCCCGTCTTCGACGTGTCGGTCCTTCGAGACTGA
- a CDS encoding carbohydrate ABC transporter permease: MSQSTPGSNIDVASLVEDVNLRRIGQYTLVILFLGFFLIPIETGIMTALKTNEAVARSLPFAPPLNEGFTISNLEYAFSQLTNAFVNSLLMAIPATIINVLLASMAAYGLTMVNWRGQIALLSLFLIGVFVPYQAVLVPLARFWNNLFPLARMLEPLFAAFPLLQGYHSQLVPLIITHVAYGIPICTILFRSYYKGMPDSYVEAAKIDGASITKIYRRIVLPISKPMFGVVFIYQFTQIYNEFLFSFTLITGANDPAAPVTLVLPAIGASTSGIDFGIRMSAAFLAALPTIILYVAFAEQFAKGLRTESG; the protein is encoded by the coding sequence ATGTCACAGTCAACACCCGGATCGAATATCGACGTCGCATCGCTCGTCGAGGACGTAAACCTCAGACGGATCGGCCAGTACACGCTGGTCATCCTCTTTCTGGGATTCTTCCTCATCCCGATTGAGACCGGGATCATGACCGCACTGAAAACGAACGAAGCCGTCGCCCGGTCCTTGCCGTTCGCACCACCTCTCAACGAGGGATTCACGATCTCGAACCTCGAGTACGCGTTCAGCCAGCTGACGAACGCGTTCGTCAACTCGTTGCTCATGGCGATTCCGGCGACGATCATCAACGTGTTGCTAGCGAGTATGGCCGCCTACGGGCTGACGATGGTCAACTGGCGCGGCCAGATCGCACTGCTGTCGCTGTTCCTGATCGGTGTCTTCGTGCCCTATCAGGCCGTTCTGGTGCCGCTGGCACGGTTCTGGAACAACCTGTTTCCGCTCGCGCGGATGCTTGAGCCGCTCTTCGCGGCCTTCCCGCTCTTGCAGGGGTATCACTCCCAACTCGTTCCGCTGATAATCACCCACGTCGCGTACGGGATTCCGATCTGTACGATCCTCTTTCGGTCGTATTACAAGGGGATGCCGGACTCGTACGTCGAGGCGGCCAAGATCGACGGGGCAAGTATCACGAAGATCTATCGGCGCATCGTGTTGCCAATCTCGAAGCCGATGTTCGGCGTCGTCTTCATCTACCAGTTCACCCAGATTTACAACGAGTTCCTGTTCTCGTTTACCCTCATCACGGGCGCGAACGATCCGGCAGCGCCGGTGACGCTGGTCCTCCCCGCGATCGGCGCGTCGACCTCCGGGATCGACTTCGGTATCCGGATGTCGGCAGCGTTCCTCGCGGCACTGCCGACGATCATCCTGTACGTCGCGTTCGCCGAACAGTTCGCGAAAGGGCTGCGAACGGAGAGTGGATAA
- a CDS encoding hydrogenase iron-sulfur subunit: protein MRVGSFVCSCADTCDIDLEGVREGIEDVDVAASSSLLCADGLPAMEQVIDEYDLDQLIVTCPESRSQQKIERVAEQQGLHPDAVSFVDQRERAGWVHDEAGATAKTARMVNARYAGLESESVSRTVSRDAGERVAVVADPETAAALADDADVTLLADGEEYVDAAADLDDVTIERGRVIDVDGRFGEFTVRLESRVTEECISCMKCVHEGPDGMVTRYPVDIDPDAPDGAWTDVCPTDAIEMDGTERTLEFDQVIYPAATRATRGGRIGFYTAPIDAATISAVRKHLGGVEKPDHLDLAMDVCAAGDSSQAGCNECVEACPHDAVERARIDEVEFHKEACQNCGACTSACPTGATMLREPSNERLAREVEALLRPTDDEGGWLLNRSGSDIDAAIVAFVCSEEADDALAEYGRLAAAGKAAVEYPPILPVRVNCTDTVGEAHAMHALACGADGIAIVGCGGDCRHSGPDPKTALVDRLNRATTDLALGERIGFFAPDPDEPAQFVDELSTFAVELEDSPIPVGDHEATGEIDADRDNPAFDSHGWTLESVRAILEHVEPDREVIRGLKDFGRMQVAEGCTLTPTCSNLCPTDAIRRNEQDAVLEFNHEKCVNCGLCEEGCVEDVIEMRDGLDRSLLPENRDGDDPAWIEVFDGEMRECRHCGKPFTSEGSAQKIQAEVGDLVAGIAPSAQGNIFEYCGDCRAQLLSDRGD from the coding sequence ATGAGAGTCGGGAGTTTCGTCTGTTCGTGTGCGGACACCTGCGACATCGATCTCGAGGGCGTCCGCGAGGGGATCGAAGATGTCGACGTCGCGGCGAGTTCGAGTCTGCTCTGTGCGGACGGTCTCCCCGCGATGGAGCAGGTCATCGACGAGTACGACCTCGATCAGCTGATCGTCACGTGCCCCGAGTCGCGGTCGCAGCAGAAGATCGAACGGGTCGCCGAACAGCAGGGACTCCATCCGGACGCGGTCTCATTCGTCGACCAACGCGAGCGCGCCGGGTGGGTCCACGACGAGGCCGGTGCCACGGCGAAGACCGCCCGAATGGTCAACGCCAGATACGCGGGACTCGAGTCCGAATCGGTCTCCCGGACGGTCTCGCGGGACGCCGGCGAACGGGTCGCGGTCGTCGCCGATCCGGAGACCGCGGCGGCGCTTGCTGACGACGCCGACGTGACGCTGCTCGCCGATGGCGAGGAGTACGTCGACGCGGCGGCCGATCTCGACGACGTGACGATCGAGCGCGGGCGCGTCATCGACGTCGACGGCCGGTTCGGCGAGTTCACCGTTCGCCTCGAGTCGCGCGTCACCGAGGAGTGCATCTCCTGTATGAAGTGCGTCCACGAGGGGCCCGACGGTATGGTCACGCGCTACCCGGTCGATATCGATCCAGACGCACCCGACGGCGCGTGGACGGACGTCTGCCCCACCGACGCGATCGAGATGGACGGGACCGAACGGACCCTCGAGTTCGACCAAGTCATCTACCCAGCGGCCACCCGTGCGACGCGGGGCGGCCGGATCGGCTTCTACACCGCGCCGATCGACGCGGCGACGATCTCAGCCGTGAGAAAGCACCTCGGCGGCGTCGAGAAACCCGACCACCTTGACCTCGCAATGGACGTCTGTGCGGCCGGCGACTCGAGCCAGGCGGGCTGCAACGAGTGCGTCGAGGCCTGCCCCCACGACGCGGTCGAACGGGCGCGGATCGACGAGGTCGAGTTCCACAAAGAGGCCTGTCAGAACTGCGGGGCCTGTACCAGCGCCTGTCCGACGGGGGCCACGATGCTCCGCGAACCCTCGAACGAGCGACTCGCCCGCGAGGTCGAGGCGCTGCTCCGGCCGACGGACGACGAGGGCGGCTGGCTCCTGAACCGCTCCGGCTCGGACATCGACGCCGCGATCGTCGCGTTCGTCTGCTCGGAGGAAGCCGACGACGCGCTCGCCGAGTACGGCCGGCTGGCCGCCGCGGGGAAAGCGGCCGTCGAGTACCCGCCGATCCTCCCCGTTCGCGTGAACTGTACGGACACCGTCGGCGAGGCCCACGCGATGCACGCGCTCGCCTGTGGCGCGGACGGCATCGCCATCGTCGGCTGCGGCGGCGACTGCCGTCACTCCGGCCCGGATCCGAAAACCGCCCTCGTCGATCGGCTCAACCGCGCCACGACGGACCTCGCGCTCGGCGAGCGGATCGGCTTCTTCGCTCCCGATCCGGACGAACCGGCTCAGTTCGTTGATGAACTCTCGACCTTCGCCGTCGAACTCGAGGACTCGCCGATTCCGGTCGGCGACCACGAGGCGACCGGGGAAATCGACGCCGACCGGGATAACCCCGCCTTCGACAGTCACGGCTGGACGCTCGAGAGCGTCCGCGCGATCCTCGAGCACGTCGAACCCGACCGCGAGGTGATCCGCGGGCTCAAAGACTTCGGTCGTATGCAGGTCGCCGAGGGCTGTACGCTCACACCGACGTGTTCGAACCTCTGTCCCACCGATGCGATCCGCCGGAACGAGCAAGACGCCGTCCTCGAGTTCAACCACGAGAAATGCGTGAACTGCGGGCTCTGTGAGGAGGGCTGCGTCGAGGACGTCATCGAGATGCGCGACGGCCTCGACCGGTCGTTACTGCCGGAGAACCGCGACGGCGACGATCCCGCCTGGATCGAGGTCTTCGACGGCGAGATGCGAGAGTGTCGCCACTGCGGGAAGCCGTTCACCAGCGAGGGATCGGCACAGAAGATCCAGGCGGAAGTCGGCGATCTCGTCGCTGGCATCGCGCCGAGCGCGCAGGGAAACATCTTCGAGTACTGCGGCGACTGCCGCGCACAATTGCTCTCCGACCGAGGTGACTGA
- a CDS encoding IclR family transcriptional regulator, with protein MGKRANNPVKSVVTTFDILQTLRRLDGAGVTELSTELDLPKSSVYNYLSTLEQEEYVVKEDGQYDIGLRFLDLGRYVRQRDDLYETARPEMESIADETDELVNLLVEEHGQGVYVCRVRGDQAVNVAASTGHRVLLHNTGLGKAILAYLPEDRVDEILDSHGMSADTEHTITDRDELKAELAEIRDRGVAFDREERIGGLCCVAVPILDLEDRPIGALSVAGPTSRMKGERFETELPELLKSAANVIELNLTYS; from the coding sequence ATGGGTAAACGAGCGAACAATCCAGTCAAGTCCGTGGTCACGACGTTCGACATTCTCCAGACACTGCGTCGGCTCGATGGGGCCGGCGTCACCGAACTATCCACTGAACTCGACCTCCCGAAAAGCAGCGTCTACAACTACCTCAGTACGCTCGAGCAGGAGGAGTACGTAGTCAAAGAGGACGGACAGTACGATATCGGACTTCGATTCCTCGACCTCGGACGGTACGTGCGCCAGCGCGACGACCTCTACGAGACGGCCCGCCCGGAGATGGAGTCGATTGCGGACGAAACCGACGAACTCGTTAATTTGCTCGTCGAGGAACACGGACAGGGGGTCTACGTCTGCCGAGTACGGGGTGATCAAGCGGTTAACGTCGCCGCGAGTACCGGTCATCGGGTTCTCCTGCACAATACGGGACTCGGGAAGGCGATCCTCGCGTATTTGCCCGAGGACCGTGTCGACGAAATCTTAGATAGCCACGGGATGTCGGCCGATACCGAACACACGATCACCGATCGCGACGAACTCAAGGCCGAACTCGCGGAGATCCGCGATCGCGGCGTCGCGTTCGACCGGGAGGAACGGATCGGCGGCCTCTGCTGTGTCGCCGTGCCAATTCTGGACCTCGAGGACCGACCGATCGGTGCCCTCAGCGTGGCCGGACCGACGAGTCGCATGAAGGGAGAGCGGTTCGAGACTGAACTGCCCGAACTGCTGAAGAGTGCGGCGAACGTCATCGAACTGAACCTCACCTACTCTTGA
- a CDS encoding aldehyde ferredoxin oxidoreductase C-terminal domain-containing protein → MACEEPARLLRVDLSTRSVTSERVPEAWLERYVGGKGLGARYLYEELEPGTEPLSADNVLLFMLGPVSGLIPGEARYAAITKSPLTGAFLDSYGGGSFPRRLAGSLGSHLGVLVTGVADEPVVLEVENGDGRLESADDHWGADAATTCEAFSDAAVACIGPAGERGVRYATIASDGGDHHAGRGGAGTVMGAKRLKAVVTRGEPPTGLDDLRERYETAFAESDTGRWQSASATLETIDFANAVGALPTRGWQASRFDGASEIGIEAARECAHGREREDERVPGGFRVESDEGESVPRGATSIVLGAGLGIDDFDAVAALGALCDRLAMDVITAGNAVAWAVRASQEGLLERDLSFGDDEAARALIREIAARESPLGDALADGIEAAAAEFGGTDLIPTVKGMDCSSYDPRGAETMALAYATSDRGACHRRARPVESEAVGRAWPDDEARIAAVVGEQNRRAVLWSLIADDFLEEVLTEDLGAEWLAAVGREYDREALATAGERIWTLVRLFNVREGFDRTDDALPDALLESSAAEPSESNPDEGHAGDGDALEAERFRSLLERYYRYRGWDSEGRPTRETIQRLDLEIAVDDATPVPESDRDPARSEVNDDD, encoded by the coding sequence ATGGCATGCGAGGAACCAGCGCGCCTCCTTCGGGTCGACCTCTCGACTCGGTCCGTGACCAGCGAACGGGTACCCGAGGCGTGGCTCGAGCGGTACGTCGGTGGGAAGGGACTCGGTGCGAGATACCTCTACGAGGAACTCGAGCCGGGAACGGAGCCGCTCTCGGCCGACAACGTGCTCCTGTTCATGCTCGGCCCGGTCTCGGGGTTGATCCCCGGTGAGGCGCGGTACGCCGCGATCACCAAGTCGCCACTGACCGGGGCCTTTCTCGACTCCTACGGCGGCGGCTCGTTCCCCCGCCGTCTCGCCGGGTCGCTCGGCAGCCACCTCGGCGTTCTCGTCACCGGAGTCGCCGACGAGCCCGTCGTTCTCGAGGTCGAGAACGGCGACGGCCGACTCGAGTCGGCCGACGATCACTGGGGAGCGGACGCGGCGACGACCTGCGAGGCGTTTTCGGATGCCGCCGTCGCCTGTATTGGCCCCGCGGGCGAACGCGGCGTGCGGTACGCGACCATCGCCTCTGATGGGGGCGACCACCACGCGGGACGGGGCGGTGCGGGAACGGTGATGGGAGCCAAGCGGCTCAAGGCGGTTGTCACTCGCGGCGAGCCACCGACCGGGCTCGACGACCTCCGCGAGCGCTATGAGACCGCCTTCGCCGAGAGCGATACCGGTCGCTGGCAGTCCGCGAGCGCCACTCTCGAGACGATCGACTTCGCAAACGCGGTCGGCGCGTTACCGACGCGGGGATGGCAGGCAAGCCGGTTCGATGGGGCGAGCGAAATCGGTATCGAGGCGGCCCGCGAGTGCGCTCACGGACGCGAGCGTGAAGACGAACGCGTCCCTGGCGGCTTCCGCGTCGAGAGCGATGAGGGCGAGAGCGTCCCGCGCGGTGCGACGTCGATCGTCCTCGGGGCCGGGCTCGGGATCGACGATTTCGACGCCGTGGCCGCGCTCGGCGCGCTCTGCGATCGCCTCGCGATGGACGTCATCACCGCGGGCAACGCCGTCGCCTGGGCAGTCCGCGCGAGCCAGGAGGGGCTCCTCGAGCGCGACCTCTCCTTCGGCGACGACGAGGCCGCCCGAGCGCTGATCCGCGAAATCGCGGCCCGGGAGTCGCCGCTGGGCGATGCGCTCGCGGACGGGATTGAGGCGGCGGCCGCCGAGTTCGGCGGCACGGACCTGATCCCGACGGTCAAGGGGATGGACTGCTCGTCGTACGACCCTCGTGGTGCCGAGACGATGGCACTGGCCTACGCGACGAGCGACCGGGGTGCCTGCCATCGACGCGCGCGACCGGTCGAGTCCGAGGCCGTCGGCCGCGCCTGGCCCGACGATGAGGCCAGGATCGCGGCCGTCGTCGGCGAACAGAACCGTCGGGCCGTCCTCTGGAGCCTGATCGCCGACGACTTCCTCGAGGAGGTACTGACTGAGGATCTCGGTGCGGAGTGGCTCGCGGCGGTGGGCCGCGAGTACGACCGCGAAGCGCTCGCGACCGCCGGCGAGCGAATCTGGACGCTGGTTCGACTGTTCAACGTCCGCGAGGGGTTCGACCGAACCGACGACGCGCTCCCGGACGCGTTGCTCGAGTCCAGCGCAGCCGAGCCAAGCGAGTCGAACCCGGACGAGGGGCACGCGGGCGACGGTGATGCGCTCGAGGCCGAGCGGTTCCGATCGCTGCTCGAGCGCTACTACCGGTATCGAGGGTGGGACAGCGAGGGCCGACCAACGCGGGAGACGATCCAGCGACTTGATCTCGAGATCGCGGTCGACGACGCGACGCCCGTCCCCGAGTCAGATCGCGATCCAGCCCGCTCAGAGGTGAACGACGATGACTGA
- a CDS encoding sugar ABC transporter permease, which produces MATRDTTDSPTIPTEEVVDWKTKLRYFLNSDFVRSSPYWGIPFILMAIAVYGGIGYNIAISFTDYAGISRPTFASLDLEMYRTALASGAFREAAFNNFVLLVVFTTVSLALGLFLAILLDHGIRYKDKIQTIYLLPMALSFVVTAQLWLWMYNQDSGVLTVIVTAFGFESIDWLGNPDIALAAVIFALVWQFSGYAMVVYLAGLQSIPRDQFEAARVDGASTLRTYLRIIVPQLKESSVSAAVVLMVFALKAFTFLYALVGQYRPPNGTDILATLMVRQAFKFGKWAYGAAIATMLLLLALSVIAPYLIYQHRQGSL; this is translated from the coding sequence ATGGCAACACGCGACACAACTGACTCTCCGACAATACCGACAGAGGAGGTGGTAGACTGGAAGACGAAACTCAGGTACTTCCTGAACAGCGACTTCGTTCGATCGTCGCCATACTGGGGGATTCCCTTCATCCTGATGGCGATCGCCGTCTATGGCGGGATCGGCTACAACATCGCGATTTCGTTTACCGACTACGCCGGAATCAGCCGCCCTACGTTCGCCAGTCTCGACCTCGAGATGTACCGGACGGCGCTGGCGAGCGGGGCGTTCCGCGAGGCCGCGTTCAATAATTTCGTTTTGCTCGTCGTTTTCACGACGGTCTCCCTAGCACTGGGTCTGTTCCTGGCGATTCTCCTCGATCACGGGATCAGATACAAGGACAAGATTCAGACGATCTATCTCCTTCCGATGGCACTGTCGTTCGTCGTGACGGCCCAGCTCTGGTTGTGGATGTACAATCAGGACAGCGGGGTCCTCACCGTCATCGTGACAGCGTTCGGGTTCGAATCGATCGACTGGCTTGGGAACCCGGATATTGCGCTCGCGGCGGTTATCTTCGCGCTGGTATGGCAGTTTAGTGGATACGCGATGGTCGTCTATTTGGCGGGCCTCCAGTCGATCCCACGAGACCAGTTCGAAGCGGCGAGAGTCGACGGCGCGAGTACGCTCCGCACGTACCTGCGGATCATCGTGCCCCAGTTAAAGGAGTCGTCGGTCAGCGCTGCCGTCGTCCTGATGGTGTTCGCGCTCAAGGCGTTTACCTTCCTTTACGCGCTCGTCGGGCAGTACCGGCCACCAAACGGGACTGACATCCTGGCCACGCTGATGGTCCGGCAGGCATTCAAGTTCGGGAAATGGGCGTACGGGGCCGCGATTGCGACGATGCTGTTGTTGCTCGCACTCAGCGTCATCGCGCCATATCTGATCTATCAGCACCGACAGGGGAGCCTCTAA
- a CDS encoding 4Fe-4S dicluster domain-containing protein: MSQGVMSTGEGMRIFPDVEACIDCGGCVVACKRTWDREIHNQRIDITTMAEGSAGPQGQNADKTDRLAAGERPGETSLPMQCYHCENAPCVSVCPTNALQKEDDGFVTVTEDLCVGCQYCLSGCPFGAPQFPDSNEGTAQLFGTGGIMDKCTGCRERQEVQKGPACAEECATDAILVGSAGEIADELEQRDSGPFFNEEAMEIIFGADDAQLFSDQ, encoded by the coding sequence ATGAGTCAGGGCGTGATGAGCACCGGCGAGGGGATGCGGATCTTTCCCGACGTCGAGGCCTGCATCGACTGCGGCGGCTGCGTTGTCGCCTGCAAGCGCACCTGGGACCGCGAGATACACAACCAGCGCATCGACATCACGACGATGGCCGAAGGGAGCGCCGGGCCACAGGGCCAGAACGCCGACAAGACGGACCGACTCGCAGCCGGTGAACGGCCCGGCGAGACGAGTCTCCCGATGCAGTGTTACCACTGCGAAAACGCGCCGTGCGTCTCCGTCTGTCCGACAAACGCGCTCCAAAAAGAGGACGACGGGTTCGTAACGGTGACCGAAGACCTCTGCGTCGGCTGTCAGTACTGCCTGTCGGGCTGTCCGTTCGGTGCGCCGCAGTTCCCGGACAGCAACGAGGGAACGGCCCAACTCTTTGGCACCGGCGGCATCATGGACAAGTGTACCGGCTGTCGCGAGCGCCAAGAGGTCCAGAAGGGGCCCGCCTGCGCCGAAGAGTGTGCAACTGACGCGATCCTCGTCGGCAGTGCCGGCGAGATCGCCGACGAACTCGAGCAACGCGACAGCGGCCCCTTCTTCAACGAGGAGGCCATGGAGATCATCTTCGGGGCAGACGACGCCCAACTGTTCAGTGACCAATGA